A single region of the Brachypodium distachyon strain Bd21 chromosome 3, Brachypodium_distachyon_v3.0, whole genome shotgun sequence genome encodes:
- the LOC100843877 gene encoding pectin acetylesterase 8 isoform X1 produces MANDGSKLRLWCSAFACALAFLGADGFFVDITYVDSAVAKGAVCLDGSAPAYHLARGFGSGVDSWLVHFEGGGWCSNVTTCLERKNTRLGSSKEMAKQVAFSGILSNTPDHNPDFYNWNKVRVRYCDGSSFTGDKEEVDPTTKLHYRGARVWQAVMEDLLAKGMDRAENALISGCSAGGLTSVLHCDRFRDRMPVEANVKCLSDAGFFIDVKDIAGEKHAADFFNDVVTTHGSAKNLPSSCTSKLPPGMCLFPQNEVKQIQTPLFILNAAYDSWQVRNILVPGGSDPHWRSCKHDINQCSEKQLKTLQGFRDDFLKALEEQGSSSSRGLFINSCFAHCQSEIQEIWFAPDSPVLGNKKIANAIGDWFYDRSPFQEIDCPYPCDSSCHVFKNSSET; encoded by the exons ATGGCGAATGATGGAAGCAAGCTCCGTCTCTGGTGCTCGGCCTTTGCCTGCGCGCTGGCGTTTCTCGGGGCGGACGGCTTTTTCGTGGACATCACCTACGTCGACAGCGCGGTGGCCAAAGGAGCAG TGTGTCTGGATGGGAGCGCCCCGGCGTATCATCTCGCCCGAGGCTTCGGCTCCGGGGTGGACAGCTGGTTGGTTCATTTCGAG GGAGGAGGATGGTGCAGCAATGTGACGACATGCCTGGAGCGGAAGAACACCCGGTTAGGGTCATCCAAGGAGATGGCCAAGCAGGTTGCTTTCTCTGGGATTTTGAGCAACACCCCAGATCACAACCCAG ACTTCTACAATTGGAACAAGGTTCGGGTTCGGTACTGCGATGGCTCCTCTTTCACCGGAGATAAGGAAGAAGTTGATCCT ACGACAAAGCTGCACTACAGAGGTGCGAGGGTGTGGCAAGCAGTGATGGAGGACCTGCTCGCAAAAGGAATGGACAGAGCTGAAAAT GCTTTGATATCGGGATGCTCTGCCGGTGGATTAACTTCCGTACTACATTGTGACAGATTCCGTGATCGTATGCCAGTGGAGGCCAATGTTAAATGTCTTTCTGATGCTGGTTTCTTCATCGACGT GAAGGATATTGCTGGAGAGAAGCATGCTGCTGACTTTTTCAACGATGTAGTCACAACACAT GGTTCAGCCAAGAATTTACCATCTTCCTGCACTTCCAAGTTGCCTCCAGGCATG TGCCTTTTTCCTCAGAATGAGGTGAAACAGATTCAGACACCTTTGTTCATCCTAAATGCAGCATATGATTCATGGCAG GTAAGGAACATTTTGGTGCCAGGAGGTTCTGATCCTCATTGGCGAAGCTGCAAGCACGACATAAATCAATGTTCAGAGAAGCAACTTAAGACCTTACAGG GATTCAGGGACGATTTTCTGAAAGCACTGGAAGAACAAGGGAGCTCTTCCAGCAGAGGGTTGTTCATAAACTCATGCTTTGCGCACTGCCAGTCGGAGATACAGGAGATATGGTTTGCGCCCGATTCCCCAGTACTCGGAAACAAA AAAATAGCAAATGCAATTGGGGACTGGTTCTATGACCGCAGTCCGTTTCAGGAGATTGACTGCCCTTATCCTTGTGATTCAAGTTGCCATGTCTTCAAGAATTCCTCGGAGACATAG
- the LOC100843877 gene encoding pectin acetylesterase 8 isoform X2 gives MANDGSKLRLWCSAFACALAFLGADGFFVDITYVDSAVAKGAVCLDGSAPAYHLARGFGSGVDSWLVHFEGGGWCSNVTTCLERKNTRLGSSKEMAKQVAFSGILSNTPDHNPDFYNWNKVRVRYCDGSSFTGDKEEVDPTTKLHYRGARVWQAVMEDLLAKGMDRAENALISGCSAGGLTSVLHCDRFRDRMPVEANVKCLSDAGFFIDVKDIAGEKHAADFFNDVVTTHGSAKNLPSSCTSKLPPGMCLFPQNEVKQIQTPLFILNAAYDSWQVRNILVPGGSDPHWRSCKHDINQCSEKQLKTLQGFRDDFLKALEEQGSSSSRGLFINSCFAHCQSEIQEIWFAPDSPVLGNKVKNSKCNWGLVL, from the exons ATGGCGAATGATGGAAGCAAGCTCCGTCTCTGGTGCTCGGCCTTTGCCTGCGCGCTGGCGTTTCTCGGGGCGGACGGCTTTTTCGTGGACATCACCTACGTCGACAGCGCGGTGGCCAAAGGAGCAG TGTGTCTGGATGGGAGCGCCCCGGCGTATCATCTCGCCCGAGGCTTCGGCTCCGGGGTGGACAGCTGGTTGGTTCATTTCGAG GGAGGAGGATGGTGCAGCAATGTGACGACATGCCTGGAGCGGAAGAACACCCGGTTAGGGTCATCCAAGGAGATGGCCAAGCAGGTTGCTTTCTCTGGGATTTTGAGCAACACCCCAGATCACAACCCAG ACTTCTACAATTGGAACAAGGTTCGGGTTCGGTACTGCGATGGCTCCTCTTTCACCGGAGATAAGGAAGAAGTTGATCCT ACGACAAAGCTGCACTACAGAGGTGCGAGGGTGTGGCAAGCAGTGATGGAGGACCTGCTCGCAAAAGGAATGGACAGAGCTGAAAAT GCTTTGATATCGGGATGCTCTGCCGGTGGATTAACTTCCGTACTACATTGTGACAGATTCCGTGATCGTATGCCAGTGGAGGCCAATGTTAAATGTCTTTCTGATGCTGGTTTCTTCATCGACGT GAAGGATATTGCTGGAGAGAAGCATGCTGCTGACTTTTTCAACGATGTAGTCACAACACAT GGTTCAGCCAAGAATTTACCATCTTCCTGCACTTCCAAGTTGCCTCCAGGCATG TGCCTTTTTCCTCAGAATGAGGTGAAACAGATTCAGACACCTTTGTTCATCCTAAATGCAGCATATGATTCATGGCAG GTAAGGAACATTTTGGTGCCAGGAGGTTCTGATCCTCATTGGCGAAGCTGCAAGCACGACATAAATCAATGTTCAGAGAAGCAACTTAAGACCTTACAGG GATTCAGGGACGATTTTCTGAAAGCACTGGAAGAACAAGGGAGCTCTTCCAGCAGAGGGTTGTTCATAAACTCATGCTTTGCGCACTGCCAGTCGGAGATACAGGAGATATGGTTTGCGCCCGATTCCCCAGTACTCGGAAACAAAGTAA AAAATAGCAAATGCAATTGGGGACTGGTTCTATGA
- the LOC100843877 gene encoding pectin acetylesterase 8 isoform X3, producing the protein MCLDGSAPAYHLARGFGSGVDSWLVHFEGGGWCSNVTTCLERKNTRLGSSKEMAKQVAFSGILSNTPDHNPDFYNWNKVRVRYCDGSSFTGDKEEVDPTTKLHYRGARVWQAVMEDLLAKGMDRAENALISGCSAGGLTSVLHCDRFRDRMPVEANVKCLSDAGFFIDVKDIAGEKHAADFFNDVVTTHGSAKNLPSSCTSKLPPGMCLFPQNEVKQIQTPLFILNAAYDSWQVRNILVPGGSDPHWRSCKHDINQCSEKQLKTLQGFRDDFLKALEEQGSSSSRGLFINSCFAHCQSEIQEIWFAPDSPVLGNKKIANAIGDWFYDRSPFQEIDCPYPCDSSCHVFKNSSET; encoded by the exons A TGTGTCTGGATGGGAGCGCCCCGGCGTATCATCTCGCCCGAGGCTTCGGCTCCGGGGTGGACAGCTGGTTGGTTCATTTCGAG GGAGGAGGATGGTGCAGCAATGTGACGACATGCCTGGAGCGGAAGAACACCCGGTTAGGGTCATCCAAGGAGATGGCCAAGCAGGTTGCTTTCTCTGGGATTTTGAGCAACACCCCAGATCACAACCCAG ACTTCTACAATTGGAACAAGGTTCGGGTTCGGTACTGCGATGGCTCCTCTTTCACCGGAGATAAGGAAGAAGTTGATCCT ACGACAAAGCTGCACTACAGAGGTGCGAGGGTGTGGCAAGCAGTGATGGAGGACCTGCTCGCAAAAGGAATGGACAGAGCTGAAAAT GCTTTGATATCGGGATGCTCTGCCGGTGGATTAACTTCCGTACTACATTGTGACAGATTCCGTGATCGTATGCCAGTGGAGGCCAATGTTAAATGTCTTTCTGATGCTGGTTTCTTCATCGACGT GAAGGATATTGCTGGAGAGAAGCATGCTGCTGACTTTTTCAACGATGTAGTCACAACACAT GGTTCAGCCAAGAATTTACCATCTTCCTGCACTTCCAAGTTGCCTCCAGGCATG TGCCTTTTTCCTCAGAATGAGGTGAAACAGATTCAGACACCTTTGTTCATCCTAAATGCAGCATATGATTCATGGCAG GTAAGGAACATTTTGGTGCCAGGAGGTTCTGATCCTCATTGGCGAAGCTGCAAGCACGACATAAATCAATGTTCAGAGAAGCAACTTAAGACCTTACAGG GATTCAGGGACGATTTTCTGAAAGCACTGGAAGAACAAGGGAGCTCTTCCAGCAGAGGGTTGTTCATAAACTCATGCTTTGCGCACTGCCAGTCGGAGATACAGGAGATATGGTTTGCGCCCGATTCCCCAGTACTCGGAAACAAA AAAATAGCAAATGCAATTGGGGACTGGTTCTATGACCGCAGTCCGTTTCAGGAGATTGACTGCCCTTATCCTTGTGATTCAAGTTGCCATGTCTTCAAGAATTCCTCGGAGACATAG